The nucleotide sequence ACAGACCTTCCAGCGTCTGCAGGTACTCGCTGCTCAGGTTCTCGGCGTTGTCGGCCGGGTTCATGAGGAACGAGTCGTAGTTGTTCGGCTCGCGGAGTGGCTCCTTCGTCTCGGGGTCGAGCTTTTGCTTGAAAACCTTGAACGACCAATGCGCCTTGGAAGGTGGGTTGCAGTCGAACAGGAAGCGCAGCTTGAGAGGCGACTCGGCGCGCCCGGGCAGCACCTGCATGACCTTCTGCGCAAGGCGGGTGAGCAGCAGCATCACGCCGCCCCAACTGACCTGCGACGCCTCGTTGATGTAGATCGTCACGAACTCCATGCCGAGTAGCTTTTCCATGCGGTCGCCCTCGTCCAGGCCGCCGAACCAGATCTCGGAGCCACCGGGCAGCTTGGCAACCCACTCGGTGCGGCTCAGGTCGTAGTGCACCCCGGGGAAGCAGAGGCGCATGACGCGCGGGAACGTGTCGGCAATGATCGACGCGCGGAGGTGGACGAACCGGAAGCGGACGATCAGATGGCGCGAGCCTGGCGCCTTGAGCGCGCGCAGGACGATGGTCCGGATGATCAGGAACGTCTTCCCGCTGCGGCCACCACCGAACAGCATCACCCACGTGGCGAGGCCCGACAACACGGTGTCGATGGCCTGGCGCTGGCGTTCGGTCGGCGCGAAGCTCACAGGTCGGCTTCCTTCTCCGACATCACGAACTGAATCGGGCCGCCGTCAAGGCCGCCGTGTTCGTGCTTCTCAGTGAAGAGCTTGAGGTGCTTGCCCAGCAACTCCTGCGAGCGCAACGCTGCGTTGTAGTCGTTCGAGAACTCGGCCTTCATGCCGATGCGATGGATGTTCTGCAGCACCGCCTCGGCTTTCAGGTTGAGCTTTTCGGTCATGCGCGCCGTAGCCGCGTCAATCGCAGCAATGACCGCGGGCGATTGCATCAGCCGG is from Variovorax paradoxus and encodes:
- a CDS encoding terminase small subunit, which encodes MATKKLTLGEARFVAELLTDPKRNRTQALIRAGYSEKGARQSAHRLMQSPAVIAAIDAATARMTEKLNLKAEAVLQNIHRIGMKAEFSNDYNAALRSQELLGKHLKLFTEKHEHGGLDGGPIQFVMSEKEADL